The Corythoichthys intestinalis isolate RoL2023-P3 chromosome 1, ASM3026506v1, whole genome shotgun sequence genome has a segment encoding these proteins:
- the LOC130912248 gene encoding E3 SUMO-protein ligase ZBED1-like, which produces MRNPSKPERNSAKRASGHELITLAATPEASERVWLRPEPRETGFLRHRQHKVSRVIRNKMAHRGDNELTVDKKAVEEALINMIIVDCQPFSFVEDTGFRKLIQAFDPTYVLPTRQTLKAMVEERYQQAKEKAQELVAKSSAVSITADMWTSINTDAYLAVTGHFIDEHTSLHSAVLGVLHFPDRHTAENMAAVKSALMAQWGISTKVTCLVTDGAANMAACAKDLHLRHTICVAHTLNLIVKKALAENTELSEICLQCRRIVGYFKSSTTAKTRLTQVQEQMKPTEHVLKLIQEVETRWNSTFHMLQRMYYLKEAVGAALAGLHTDITPLTSHQLRLISESLQVLSPFNDATVELSEEKRVSGSKVIPLLAMLHHTLEDDMGAIQMEESKAMAEGLKKQLRDKLYNLQAMSVMSLATLLDPRFKKIGFFSPNKAQEAERRLTAECAAVIRHRASSSFSSSNPSSSTQPDTSEGSQPVEQGDKLWRRLDHTVMQRRTQSRTQSESADATVEVHTYLGEPNTSRKSNPLDYWEQHKHIYPNLYKLAITLLCTPASSVPCERVFSKAGEILSKKRNRLKPKTLEMLIFLNKNE; this is translated from the exons ATGCGTAATCCGAGTAAACCGGAAAGAAACTCTGCAAAGCGAGCATCGGGGCATGAGTTGATTACGCTTGCGGCCACGCCCGAAGCCTCGGAACGCGTGTGGCTACGTCCGGAGCCTCGCGAGACGGGCTTCCTACGTCATCGCCAACACAAAGTTTCGCGGGTGATTCGAAATAAAATGGCTCACCGAGGCGACAATGAGCTGACAG TGGATAAGAAAGCAGTGGAAGAGGCATTGATCAACATGATAATAGTAGATTGCCAGCCCTTCAGTTTTGTGGAGGACACAGGGTTCAGGAAGCTTATCCAAGCTTTTGACCCTACATATGTTCTCCCCACCAGGCAG ACTTTGAAAGCCATGGTGGAGGAGAGGTACCAGCAGGCAAAGGAGAAGGCCCAAGAACTTGTGGCAAAGTCCTCTGCAGTGAGCATAACCGCAGATATGTGGACCAGCATCAACACGGATGCATATCTGGCAGTCACTGGTCATTTCATTGATGAGCACACCTCTCTGCACTCAGCTGTGTTAGGTGTGCTCCATTTCCCTGACCGCCATACAGCTGAGAACATGGCTGCCGTTAAATCGGCACTCATGGCACAATGGGGCATTTCCACCAAAGTCACTTGCCTTGTGACAGATGGTGCAGCCAACATGGCTGCATGTGCCAAAGACCTTCATCTGCGCCACACAATTTGTGTGGCACACACATTAAATCTGATAGTGAAGAAGGctctggcggaaaacactgagcTGTCTGAGATCTGTCTTCAGTGTAGGAGGATAGTTGGCTACTTCAAAAGCAGTACCACTGCAAAG ACAAGGCTGACTCAGGTGCAGGAGCAAATGAAGCCTACAGAGCATGTGCTGAAGCTCATTCAAGAG GTGGAGACACGCTGGAACAGCACCTTCCACATGCTGCAACGCATGTACTACCTCAAGGAAGCCGTAGGAGCAGCCTTAGCAGGCCTACACACTGACATTACCCCACTCACGTCCCACCAGTTGAGGCTCATTTCTGAGAGTCTGCAGGTGCTGTCCCCATTTAATGATGCCACCGTAGAGCTCTCAGAGGAGAAGAGAGTGTCTGGGTCCAAGGTCATTCCACTTTTGGCCATGCTGCACCACACCTTGGAGGATGACATGGGAGCCATACAAATGGAGGAGAGCAAAGCAATGGCTGAGGGTCTTAAAAAACAACTGAGGGACAAGCTCTACAACCTCCAAGCCATGAGCGTCATGTCACTGGCAACACTGCTGGATCCCAG GTTCAAGAAGATAGGGTTCTTTAGCCCCAATAAAGCACAAGAGGCTGAGAGGAGGCTCACAGCTGAATGTGCGGCAGTGATCCGGCACAGGGCATcttcctccttctcctcctcAAACCCATCTTCATCAACACAACCGGACACATCAGAAGGTTCCCAGCCTGTGGAGCAAG GTGACAAACTGTGGCGGCGATTAGACCACACAGTCATGCAGAGGAGGACCCAGAGCAGGACCCAGAGTGAGAGCGCAGATGCAACTGTGGAGGTGCACACTTACCTGGGGGAGCCCAACACTAGCAGGAAGTCAAATCCCCTGGACTACTGGGAGCAGCATAAACATATCTACCCAAACCTCTACAAACTGGCAATAACCCTTCTATGTACCCCGGCCTCATCCGTCCCATGTGAAAGAGTATTTTCAAAAGCAGGAGAAATCCTATCAAAAAAAAGGAACCGTCTAAAGCCCAAAACTTTGGAAATGCTAATTttcctaaataaaaatgaatga